The genomic stretch ATCGGGCGTGCCGACGATCAGCGAACCGCCCGCGGCCAGGACGCGCGCGGCCTCGGCCAGGAGGTTCCGGTCGGCGTTATCCTCGATGACCTCCGAACAGACGACCGTGGCGAAGGCGCCGTCGGCGAAGGGGAGCCGGCCGGCGTCGGCCAGCACCACCCGGCGGTTGTAGCGCCGCAAAAACCGCAGCTTCGCCGGATTGGCGTCCACCGCGATCACCCCCGGGTACTGCGCGGCGAAGACCGACGATCCGCTGCCCACGTCCAGCACCGGGCCCGGCGCGCGTAGCAGCGAGGTCACGGCCCGGTAGCGGCGGCGTTGCCAGAACCGTTGCAGGGGAATCCGGCTGTAAAACGCGTTGAAATCGTAATCCGCCGCGTTCAGGTCGTGGCGCTGCTTCCAGAGGTCGACGACGGTCCGCAGATAGCCGACGCCGAAGCGCAGAATGCGGGCGTTGCTGGCCCCGGCCAGGCGCGGCTGGTAAAAAAACGGTACCTCGCGCACGTGGTAGCCGCCGCGCAGCAGCGCCACCAGGATTTGCTGCAGCACGTCGAAATTGCCGCCCGCGAACGACAGCTCGCGCAGCGCGGCGCGCCGGTACAACCGGAAGCCCGATGACAGGTCGCCGATGGGAATCGACAGCGCCGTCGCGAAAAAGGCGTTGAGCACGCGCGACAGCAGGTAGCGCCCGTAGGGCATCACGGCGTAACCGCCCGGCACGTAACGGCTGGCGATGACCAGGTCGGCGTCCGCCCGCGCCCGCCAGAGGCTTTCGACGAATTGCGGCGGATGCGAAAGGTCGGCGTCCATCGTCAGCACCCACTCGCCCCGGGCCCGCGCGAACCCGGCCAGCAGCGCGCCGCCGTAACCCGGCTGCGTCTGTCCGATCACCTCGGCGCCGTGCCGCCGTGCGACCTCCGCCGTGCCGTCCGGCGACGCGGCGTCGACCACCACCACCTCGAAAGCGAGGCCGAGCCGCGCGCCGACCCCGCGCACGCCGTCCACGGCCGACCCGATGCTGTCCGCCTCGTTGCGGGCCGGGATGATGACGCTCAGGTCCAAATCTTTTTCGGGCGAAGTCGCCACCGCGTTGCTCCAGATTGCCGGGATAACCCGATTTCGGTGCGGCGATCATAATGCAAAGCGGCCGGCCGGACAAACGGACCGCCGGCGCTCAGCGGGAAAAAAAACGGCCGCCCGCGCGGGCGGCCGTCCGTTCTTGCGCGATCGCCGGCCGGCTCAGTACAACGTGCCGAGCACCTCGGCGGAGGTGACCGGCTCGTCGCTCTCGATTTCGGCCAGCTTGTCGGCGATGTTTTCCGGAAGCTGAACGAGCAATTCGCGGTTGCGGTCTTCGGGCGAACCCATGCCGCCCAGATCGCCCAGGCCGTCGTAGCCGCCGATCAACTCGTCCTCGAACGCCAATTCGCGGCCCAGCTCGGACAGCTTGTCGGCGTCGTCGTTTTCGATCGACCAGTGATCGTAAAGGGTCAAGTAGATCGACGCAGTGCCGTCGCGGTTGTCCACCAGTTCCACGATATGCGCCTGCTGCGGGAAGGTCATGGCCGACGGCGTCTCCACTTCCCAATAGCCGAACAGCGGGTCGCCTTCCGGGTCGGGGTGCGGCACGATTTTGTTGTCGTGGCCGTGG from Myxococcales bacterium encodes the following:
- a CDS encoding glycosyltransferase; the protein is MATSPEKDLDLSVIIPARNEADSIGSAVDGVRGVGARLGLAFEVVVVDAASPDGTAEVARRHGAEVIGQTQPGYGGALLAGFARARGEWVLTMDADLSHPPQFVESLWRARADADLVIASRYVPGGYAVMPYGRYLLSRVLNAFFATALSIPIGDLSSGFRLYRRAALRELSFAGGNFDVLQQILVALLRGGYHVREVPFFYQPRLAGASNARILRFGVGYLRTVVDLWKQRHDLNAADYDFNAFYSRIPLQRFWQRRRYRAVTSLLRAPGPVLDVGSGSSVFAAQYPGVIAVDANPAKLRFLRRYNRRVVLADAGRLPFADGAFATVVCSEVIEDNADRNLLAEAARVLAAGGSLIVGTPDYGSWRWPLVNWFYSRIQPTRTAGRHPNPYTRERLRAELERLGLAVDEEIAILGSEVIVRAVKRAPA